GTCTATCACCAGCCGATTCACGTTATGCACCGCCATTGCACGTGCCATTTCATCCAGGAAATCCGCAAACAACGGAAGACTATCCTCCACGGCTTTATCTGGAGAGACCTGCATCAAACGGCATCCTTGCCAATAAGTAAACCGGTCTATCATCGCATTGAACTGAAAATAACACGTATCGCCGATTATCTGATAATGAAAAGGCTCGTTTCTCCTTGCCGTAACCGGATGCGGAACCTGCTTCACCTGATACAAGCCTGATGCACCTTCATTTAAGGACGAAGGCAAACACACTTCACTTCCATCCGCAAACATAAAGCGGACACCCCTGTCCGTATCTATCCCCAAAGCGTTCAGAAACGCTTTATTGTTCATAAAAAAGCTTCCCGTAATACAAGCCTTTATCTGATTCTCCGAAGGAACATAAACCTTTAATTTTTGTATCAATGAAGCAATCGGACACGCATTAATAGCTATAAGTTCCTTTCCCGTGCAATTCGGAACCGAATCCGGAAGACTTCGAAAATAAAAACTCCCCTCATAATAACGTAACGTGAAAGGATAAAGCGATGTATCGTCAAGCATCACAAATGTATGCGCATCTTGAAGCAAAGCCAGCCAACGGTTCAGTTCTACCTGAAACGCCGGACGTTCCATCCGCTCGTCCAACTTATCGCATAAAGATTCGGCATACTTCTCGAAACGTGCAAAAGCCGCTTCATCCACCAGCGGAAGCGGATGAAACGCCTTGATGAAAGCCAACAGATTCATCACTTCATGCTGATACGGATTGCCGGCTTTCTCCTTATATAATATAGGTATAGGAAAAACGTTATCCATTTTCAATCAAATAAAATGCCATACCCACGATGCCTGCCACGACTCCTATCACACATCCGCACCAGAAATAGAATGCTAATTTCTTCTTATCCATATTGCTTTTCCGACTCATCTGTTTGATCAGGCCCGCCATACTTCCGCCAAACACGCCCAAACCAATACCGATAACAAGTCCGGCTGAAGAGTCTAACACCATTTTCAATATAAAACCAAGAACTACCCCGACACCTGTTCCGATGCCGATATAGCGGTCTGTAATGCTTTCTTTCATTTTATTGCTTTCCTTCCTGTTTTATGTTTCTTTCTTCTTAATCACAATCGCAAAGATAACGATTTACTTCAAACCAGCTACAATTACTATCTATTTTCCTTGTTACTCTTTCAAACAATAACACTTTATCTCCTGCTGGCGAGTATCCAATACGACTTGCGAGAAGCGTTTGAAAAACGAAAGCCCCATTGTTCTTCGAGATGCCAATGTTGCCAACGTCACGTTTTTAAACTGCATTTTATTTACTTTCCCTTGCGCCACTTCATAAACCGTTATCACACTTCCTGCATCCGTAAAGCCATAACAAGTATCTTTTTTCAAAAAGCAAGCGTCAGACATTTGTTCTATATCTTGCTTTGACAAAAAGAAATCACTCCGGTCATACCCCGTATCTATCAAGACATGAGAGCATTTGACGCCATTCAGTTCCATTTCCTCCACATAATACAAGCCTCGTTCCTTCTTATAGCGCAAGACCATATCCGGAGTTCCGGAAACAAACGGATGAACATTAGAGATTGTACCTTCTTCAAAATCAAGCAACCAATTACAACGGTCTATCATGTCTGTACCTATAACCCCATGGATATGTTGCCATTGAAAACGCCGCGGCAATAAGACGACTGTCCACAAATTCCCTTCGATATTCCCCAAACACGTATAAAACGAAAAATATTTCTTCACCGAAAAACCATTGCCGGCTATATCTTTCGCGTACGCCTGCATAAAAGGATGAAAAGATTCCGGCACGGTATCAGCATAAAGCAAGGTAATATTCGCTCCCGTATCAAAAAGAAAATTCATCCCGTTCCCGGAGAATGTTACATAACCGTCCTTGTCAAACGCAGAGACAAAAGGATTTATCTTCGGCTTCATTCCGATAAGGAACAACCCGACCGTTGCTATGGATACGATTATGAAAAGAAGTTTTTTCATCTGGACGAACTTATTCTATTCATTGATAAAGGCTCTGCGTCAGTTCATGTTTTTACCAATGCAAAGGTAATGATTTCTATTTATTTTTTATTATTCTCCAAATAACGCCCTGTTTCTCAAAACTTTTCTGTATCTTTCGGTGTTGATTATATATAAACCCTTTAAAAGCAAAAAACATGAAACATTCAATGCCCCAGCTTCCTTACACCATGGAAGCACTGGCTCCTTACATGAGCCAGGAAACACTGGAATACCACTACGGAAAACACCTGCAAACCTACGTGGATAACCTGAACAAACTGATAGCCGGCACGCCCTTCGAAAACATGACACTGGAAGACATCATCCGCAAAGCCGATGGAGGCATCTTCAACAACGCCGCACAGACATGGAACCATACGTTCTTCTTCGAGACGCTTACCCCCCGGCAAACCGCCATGCCCGACAAACTGGTACAGAAACTGACGGAAGACTTCGGCTCGCCCGAGGCGTTCAAACAAGAATTTACACAGAAAGCGACAACGCTGTTCGGCTCAGGATGGGTATGGCTGACAGAGGACACACAAGGCAAACTCTCCATTCAGACAGAGCCCAATGCCGGCAATCCGCTGACCAAAGGCATGAAGCCGATTCTCGTCCTCGATGTATGGGAACATGCTTATTACATTGATTACCGCAACCGGCGGGCAGCCTTCATCGAAGCATTCTGGAACTTAACAGACTGGGAAAAAGTTGCCTTACGCATCACCTAAGTGAAATTGGTTAATAAAATAAAAATTCACCACCGAGGCACAGAGGCACACAGAGTTTTAAATTTTTCCCTCTGTGATACCCTGTGTCCTCTGTAATTCAAAAATCCAACCGTATCAAACTCCTTACCATTATACTTGTATGGCTGCACATTGTTCGTTGCCGCGAACACCCCGCCGAAAGGATAGTAATGGTTCGTTTCCTCAACCGTCCCCGTTGAGCTGATGACCACACGGTTGTTGCCTTGATGGTCCTTCAGGTAGTAATAGTACTTGCTGTCAGCCAAGGTGACATAACCCTCTTCCGTCAACAACAGCTTCTGCGTGCCGTTTTCATAGACCACATTGCCGCAATAGTCCGTCGTGGTGGTCGTACTTCCTGTCTTATGCACCGTGCGCAGCTTTGTGCCGTCAGCAGCATACGTGTAGGTTATCGTATTCCCGTTCCCGAACGTGACCTTGCTTGGCAAATTTAAACAATTATATTGAATACCTGTAATGTTCTTGTTCAAATCTTTCGTCAAGTTGCCGTTTTTGTCATACGCATACTCATTTGCCTGCTTTACAGCATCTTTGAACTCGAAGCCGTTGTTGTAAGCCGTGGCGGTTGTGGCATCATCCATCCGTGTTACCTGATTGCCGCTTAACGTATAAGTCAAATTATCTATCAAGCCATAACCGCTTGAAGAGGTTTGACCGTAACGCTGTAAGCCCTTGATATTCCCGTTCAGGTCATAAAAAGGAGAAGATGATTACAAAAAGTTGTCATCCTCTCCTTCTTTTAAAAATCAATCCAATTCTTTATCAACATATTTATGAATCAATCTTTTTTTTCACCACATGAAATCCTATTATGACCGAAATAGTTACAATAACATAAATCAAAAATTCTTTTAATGTCAATATATATTGTAACATATAGAATCTAGCTAATTCATAAGGTACAACACCTTCTCCTCGCCATTCATCTATTTCATATTTTAAACTGACATACATATTTATAATGCTGTACCCTAATAAAAGGGATAAGACTATAGATATAATTAAAAAGATGATTCTTACAATTTTCATATTATCGAATTTTATGAATTACTCCATTACCTTTTAAATTTTGATTTAAATGTTGTTGTAATGAAAAAGGAAGAATGAATCTTTCTTTTACAGGAATCGTATAAAAATCGTTTACTCCGATTGGATAAACCTTAACAGTCTCCAAAGCATTAGAGTTCAGTTGATTCAATACATCAGAAACAAAAGTTGTGTAATTGTTATCCAACAATTTATAACTGTCTATAATATGTGCATATGGTGCATTATAATATATGCTCTTAGGATTATCGGGCAATTTATCAGATGAATAAAATTTTGCATCCAACATTTCATTCACTTCTTTGTCAGACACATCTGTTATTACGAAAGCATCCATATCTAAAGATTCTTTATCTGACATATATTCTTCTGCCTCAAGTCCTGTCATCCTTAACAAGACACCGTCACCATTACCAAGACCATTAGCAAAATTAATACCTTTTTGTCCCTTATAAGTCCCATTAAAACGACCATAACTATACACAACCATATCTTCGCCCTCACCTGTGCTTAGCCATGAATGGCCATAAGAATCTGTTTCAGTATACACCCTGACACTGTCACCATTCACATCCACATTCACTACCGGATTATTAGCTGCATACTGATAAGGAGACAGCAACGGATATTTCTCTGCAAATCGGTCAATACTTACAAACCTTCCCAAAGCCGCATCATAGTGCCGTGCACCGTAATCGTACCAGTTCAAGCCGTTCTTGTTATCGAACTCCTTACCATTATACTTATAAGGCTGCACATTGTTCGCTGCCGCGAATACCCCGCCGAAAGGATAGTAATGGTTCGTTTCCTCCACCGTCCCCGTTGAGCTGATAACCACACGGTTATTCCCTTGATGGTCTTTCAGGTAATAATGGTACTTGCTGTCAGCCAAGGTGACATAACCCTCTTCCGTCAACAACAGCTTCTGCGTGCCGTTTTCATAGACCACATTGCCGCAATAGTCCGTCGTGGTGGTCGTACTACCTGCCTTATGCACCGTGCGAAGCTTTGTGCCGTCGGCTGCATACGTATAGGTTATCGTATTCCCGTTCCCGAACGTGACCTTGCTCGGCAAATTTAAACAATTGTATTGAATAGACGTAATATTCTTATTCAAATCTTTCGTCAGGTTGCCGTTTTTATCGTATGCGTACTCGTTCGCCTGCTTTACGGCATCTTTGAACTCGAAACCGTTGTTGTAGGCTGCGGCAGTCGTAGCATCATCCACCCGTGTTACCTGATTGCCGCTCAGCGTATAAGTCAGGTTGTCTATCAAGCCGTATGCACTCGATGAAGTCTGGCCATAACGCTGCAAGCCCGTGATGTTGCCGTTCTTGTCATAACCCGTAACCTTTTCCGTAAAGCGGTTCGCATTGCTGCTGATGCTTGTACCCTCACCGTAAGTGGCGGTGGTCAGACGGTTCAGGTTATCATACGAGAACTTATACCCCCTTGTCACGCTTTCATTACCGGCCTTCCAAGTCAGGCTGCTGATATTGCCGTTATAGCAGAACGTACCGGAACCGTCCGTATAATGGATTGACTGGGTGAACTGACTGCCGCTGATGCCCGTCAGCCAGTTGCGGATGTTATAAGCATATGTCACCTTATTCGATGTGCTGCCGTGGAGGCTTTTCGTCTCCAAACGCTCCAAGCCGTCATACGTATAGCCGGCAAGCGTGACCTGAGTGCTGCCCAATTTATGGGCAACCTTGGTCAGGCGGTCTGCGTTGTCGTAAGTATAGGTGTACACCTCAGTACGCCCCGTCTTCCCGCTTGCCGTATGCGTACGGGTCACTGTTGAGGGATGGCTTGTAAACGTATAGCTCGTGCCCGTCACGTCATAACCCCCAAGCAGGTTGCTCCGCACTTCTTTCACCACCCTGCCACGGTAGTCATAGTAGTAAGCCGCATATTGCTTGTCCATGCTGCCCAGTACCGCCGTAACCGTAGCCGTCAGCAGCCCTTTCGCGTTCACCGTACCGGCAGGGAAGTTGCTGTTGTTGAAACCGCTTTGGCTGCGGAAGCTGTAGTCGTCGTAATAGTGCTGCAACAACACCGTCTTCCCCGAAGATACGTTCTTGTTCGTGCATTCGCCCTGTTCAGTCAGACGGTCAAGGTCGTCATACAGGTAATACGTCCATCTGTTCGATGCACGCTGCACCCCGTCCTGCGAAAATGTCAGGCGGTCGTCATTGTCGTACACATAAGTCACGGCATCAGCACCCGGAACTTTCTTCTCCACGCAACGACCACGGCTGTCATACTTATAACGGAAAGCGTACTTGTCCGCATCTGCCGTGCTTTGGTACATCGGCTGGAGCACGAAGGCAAGACGGTCCATCGGATCATAAACATACAATAGGCATTAGAAATGTAGACATCTGACAATCTGACATTTAACACATTGGTTTAAAAAGAATAGAGACTGACTCAACTTAATGAAACCGCCTCTATTCTAATCTAAATTGAAAAATCAAATCAAATTTTTCACCAAACCTCTAACCAATATACTATTCC
The Phocaeicola salanitronis DSM 18170 genome window above contains:
- a CDS encoding S41 family peptidase; this translates as MDNVFPIPILYKEKAGNPYQHEVMNLLAFIKAFHPLPLVDEAAFARFEKYAESLCDKLDERMERPAFQVELNRWLALLQDAHTFVMLDDTSLYPFTLRYYEGSFYFRSLPDSVPNCTGKELIAINACPIASLIQKLKVYVPSENQIKACITGSFFMNNKAFLNALGIDTDRGVRFMFADGSEVCLPSSLNEGASGLYQVKQVPHPVTARRNEPFHYQIIGDTCYFQFNAMIDRFTYWQGCRLMQVSPDKAVEDSLPLFADFLDEMARAMAVHNVNRLVIDMRYNGGGNSVLGDVLLEFLGVSLRDICPFHSYIRVSDFLQTCYPTLFIRDKYESMKGELAEQHQVMNDFTGDMPKPSNRFHGEVAFIQGQNTFSSANYLLTLIKDNALFPIIGTPTSQKPTCFGDVLCVELPYTQTQAYISHSYFVRPDERNQDTSLLPDFLVRTSLKDWLSGKDACWGSFY
- a CDS encoding superoxide dismutase, whose protein sequence is MKHSMPQLPYTMEALAPYMSQETLEYHYGKHLQTYVDNLNKLIAGTPFENMTLEDIIRKADGGIFNNAAQTWNHTFFFETLTPRQTAMPDKLVQKLTEDFGSPEAFKQEFTQKATTLFGSGWVWLTEDTQGKLSIQTEPNAGNPLTKGMKPILVLDVWEHAYYIDYRNRRAAFIEAFWNLTDWEKVALRIT